In the Malus domestica chromosome 16, GDT2T_hap1 genome, one interval contains:
- the LOC103416548 gene encoding probable nucleoredoxin 1: protein MANGDGHGVTHDLLSLLASADRNFLLRNNGDQVEISSLTGKIVGLYFSASWCGPCRRFTPNLVEVHQDLAAKGDFEVVFISSDRDEESFNGYFSKMPWLSIPFSDLETRKRLKEFFKVRGIPHLVIIDANGKVSIDDGTKIVMDHGVDGYPFTAEKMNFLIEQEAVAKENQSLSSLLVSNSRDYLISKDGNKVSVSELEGKIVGLYFSLYTHKPCKEFTQALVKFHEELKEKGENFEIVLISLDLEEEHFKEGFQVSWLALPFKDKNCEKLARYFALESLPRLVIIGQDGKTLHSNAAELIEEYGAEAYPFTAEKIAELAELKLEEQTVQSLLVAGGRDFVVEKNGSRVPVSELAGKHILLYFSAHWCRPCRAFMPKLIKAYNQIKAKDNAIEIIFLSSDRDHHSFKEFFETMPWLAIPLGDPRKALLQRKFKIQAIPALVAISPSGQTLSTQARQLIQAHGADAYPFTEEHLKQLEEKLEEEAKGWPEKVKSILHAEHELIRVLHHDYVCWCREPGSGWSFYCKDCDFDLHPRCALGNNGGTKDDPPTAKDDPSKAAEDYICDGDVCRKV, encoded by the exons ATGGCTAACGGCGACGGACACGGCGTCACTCACgacctcctttctctcctcgcCTCCGCCGACCGAAACTTCCTCCTCCGCAACAACGGCGACCAG GTTGAGATCAGTAGTTTGACCGGAAAGATTGTGGGGTTGTATTTCTCCGCCTCGTGGTGCGGCCCCTGCCGCCGGTTCACCCCAAACTTGGTGGAGGTTCACCAGGACTTGGCTGCCAAAGGCGACTTTGAAGTTGTGTTCATCTCTTCTGATAGAGATGAGGAATCGTTCAATGGATACTTCTCTAAAATGCCTTGGCTTTCGATTCCCTTTTCGGATTTGGAGACCCGGAAACGCCTCAAGGAGTTCTTCAAAGTCAGGGGGATTCCCCATCTTGTCATTATTGATGCCAATGGGAAGGTTTCTATTGATGATGGAACTAAAATTGTGATGGACCACGGCGTGGATGGTTATCCGTTTACTGCGGAGAAGATGAATTTCTTGATTGAGCAGGAAGCCGTGGCGAAGGAGAATCAGTCCTTGAGTTCTCTTTTGGTCTCTAACTCCCGGGATTATTTGATTTCGAAGGATGGGAATAAG GTTTCTGTGTCCGAGCTTGAAGGAAAGATTGTTGGATTGTATTTCTCGCTTTATACTCACAAGCCATGCAAAGAATTTACTCAGGCACTTGTGAAGTTCCATGAGGAACTgaaggagaaaggagagaacTTTGAGATTGTATTGATATCTCTAGACCTTGAAGAGGAACACTTCAAAGAAGGATTTCAAGTGTCATGGTTGGCATTGCCGTTTAAGGACAAGAACTGTGAAAAACTTGCTCGCTACTTTGCGCTTGAGAGCTTACCTAGACTAGTTATAATTGGGCAAGATGGGAAGACCTTACACTCCAATGCGGCTGAACTCATTGAAGAGTATGGCGCTGAAGCCTATCCGTTTACAGCAGAGAAGATTGCTGAGCTTGCTGAATTGAAACTCGAAGAACAGACTGTACAGTCACTTTTGGTTGCTGGGGGCAGAGACTTTGTGGTTGAAAAGAACGGTTCCAGG GTACCCGTGTCTGAGCTTGCTGGGAAGCACATTCTGCTCTATTTCTCAGCTCATTGGTGCCGTCCATGTCGTGCATTCATGCCTAAGCTTATAAAAGCATACAATCAGATCAAGGCAAAGGACAATGCAATCGAAATAATCTTCCTCTCAAGCGATCGTGATCATCATTCCTTCAAAGAATTCTTTGAGACCATGCCTTGGTTAGCCATCCCATTAGGCGATCCAAGGAAGGCCCTCCTGCAGCGCAAATTCAAAATCCAAGCAATTCCTGCATTGGTAGCCATTAGCCCCAGCGGTCAGACACTCAGCACGCAGGCCCGGCAGCTCATACAGGCACATGGAGCCGATGCTTATCCTTTCACCGAAGAGCATTTGAAGCAATTGGAGGAAAAGCTGGAGGAAGAAGCAAAGGGGTGGCCTGAGAAAGTGAAGAGTATACTCCATGCTGAACACGAGCTCATTCGTGTGCTCCACCACGACTATGTTTGCTGGTGTAGGGAGCCGGGAAGTGGCTGGTCCTTTTACTGCAAAGACTGCGACTTCGATCTCCACCCAAGATGTGCTTTGGGCAACAATGGAGGAACAAAGGATGACCCTCCCACGGCGAAGGATGACCCTTCCAAGGCAGCCGAGGATTATATTTGTGACGGCGATGTGTGCCGTAAAGTTTGA
- the LOC103416549 gene encoding uncharacterized protein isoform X2, whose amino-acid sequence MGETEVTTTNVNVGKNERNGQLKAFDLAFSKALLQVPQKLQNCVKSQLRRLVKDDGVKTVSCLPKKAASLELDLEKQLQAWRENPSWVDQPPDMKVSVPKGSLCNLGVSVDVGLPPDAVYNIVTDPDNKRVFKNIKEVISRNVLVDEGHRQVVELEQAAIWKFLWWSGTFAVHVLVDQNRKDHSMKFKQIKTGFMEKFEGCWRMEPLFVDEKTCFPFKPKTWADYNSCTGGKGRIGSKLSLEQLIQPSIVPPPPISWYLRGITSKTTEMLINDMLAEAARLRGELNPEESNKENEMSQDREVLSRVDNVSDIKERWALHRRNAKQCHRRLPPVK is encoded by the exons ATGGGTGAGACAGAGGTGACCACGACGAACGTAAACGTTGGCAAGAACGAGAGAAATGGGCAGCTCAAGGCCTTTGATCTGGCGTTTTCCAAAGCGTTGTTGCAGGTTCCTCAGAAGCTGCAAAATTGTGTAAAG TCGCAGCTAAGGAGACTGGTAAAGGATGACGGAGTGAAAACGGTGAGCTGTCTACCGAAAAAGGCTGCATCTTTGGAGCTTGACTTGGAGAAGCAGTTGCAAGCATGGAGAGAAAATCCTTCTTGGGTTGATCAACCACCAGATATGAAG GTCAGCGTACCAAAAGGTTCTCTTTGCAACCTCGGTGTAAGCGTTGATGTTGGGTTGCCCCCGGATGCAGTATATAATATTGTAACTGACCCTGATAATAAGAGGGTTTTCAAAAATATTAAG GAAGTGATATCCAGAAACGTTTTGGTCGATGAAGGTCATAGGCAGGTCGTTGAACTGGAGCAAGCTGCTATATGGAAGTTTCTTTGGTGGTCAGGGACCTTTGCGGTTCATGTTTTAGTAGATCAAAACAGAAAAGATCACTCA ATGAAGTTCAAGCAAATCAAAACAGGGTTTATGGAGAAATTTGAAGGCTGCTGGAGAATGGAACCTCTTTTTGTCGATGAAAAGACCTGCTTTCCGTTCAAACCCAAGACATGGGCAGATTATAATTCTTGCACAGGAGGCAAAGGAAGGATCGGTTCAAAGTTGAGCTTGGAGCAACTGATCCAGCCATCTATAGTTCCACCCCCACCTATTTCTTGGTACCTACGGGGAATCACCAGCAAGACTACTGAGATGCTGATAAACGACATGCTTGCGGAAGCTGCCAGATTACGAGGAGAGTTAAATCCTGAAGAGTCTAATAAAGAGAACGAAATGTCTCAGGACAGGGAAGTACTTAGTCGCGTTGATAATGTATCTGACATCAAAGAAAGATGGGCTTTGCACAGGAGGAACGCAAAGCAATGCCATCGGAGGCTACCGCCTGTCAAATGA
- the LOC103416549 gene encoding uncharacterized protein isoform X4, with protein sequence MGETEVTTTNVNVGKNERNGQLKAFDLAFSKALLQVPQKLQNCVKLRRLVKDDGVKTVSCLPKKAASLELDLEKQLQAWRENPSWVDQPPDMKVSVPKGSLCNLGVSVDVGLPPDAVYNIVTDPDNKRVFKNIKEVISRNVLVDEGHRQVVELEQAAIWKFLWWSGTFAVHVLVDQNRKDHSMKFKQIKTGFMEKFEGCWRMEPLFVDEKTCFPFKPKTWADYNSCTGGKGRIGSKLSLEQLIQPSIVPPPPISWYLRGITSKTTEMLINDMLAEAARLRGELNPEESNKENEMSQDREVLSRVDNVSDIKERWALHRRNAKQCHRRLPPVK encoded by the exons ATGGGTGAGACAGAGGTGACCACGACGAACGTAAACGTTGGCAAGAACGAGAGAAATGGGCAGCTCAAGGCCTTTGATCTGGCGTTTTCCAAAGCGTTGTTGCAGGTTCCTCAGAAGCTGCAAAATTGTGTAAAG CTAAGGAGACTGGTAAAGGATGACGGAGTGAAAACGGTGAGCTGTCTACCGAAAAAGGCTGCATCTTTGGAGCTTGACTTGGAGAAGCAGTTGCAAGCATGGAGAGAAAATCCTTCTTGGGTTGATCAACCACCAGATATGAAG GTCAGCGTACCAAAAGGTTCTCTTTGCAACCTCGGTGTAAGCGTTGATGTTGGGTTGCCCCCGGATGCAGTATATAATATTGTAACTGACCCTGATAATAAGAGGGTTTTCAAAAATATTAAG GAAGTGATATCCAGAAACGTTTTGGTCGATGAAGGTCATAGGCAGGTCGTTGAACTGGAGCAAGCTGCTATATGGAAGTTTCTTTGGTGGTCAGGGACCTTTGCGGTTCATGTTTTAGTAGATCAAAACAGAAAAGATCACTCA ATGAAGTTCAAGCAAATCAAAACAGGGTTTATGGAGAAATTTGAAGGCTGCTGGAGAATGGAACCTCTTTTTGTCGATGAAAAGACCTGCTTTCCGTTCAAACCCAAGACATGGGCAGATTATAATTCTTGCACAGGAGGCAAAGGAAGGATCGGTTCAAAGTTGAGCTTGGAGCAACTGATCCAGCCATCTATAGTTCCACCCCCACCTATTTCTTGGTACCTACGGGGAATCACCAGCAAGACTACTGAGATGCTGATAAACGACATGCTTGCGGAAGCTGCCAGATTACGAGGAGAGTTAAATCCTGAAGAGTCTAATAAAGAGAACGAAATGTCTCAGGACAGGGAAGTACTTAGTCGCGTTGATAATGTATCTGACATCAAAGAAAGATGGGCTTTGCACAGGAGGAACGCAAAGCAATGCCATCGGAGGCTACCGCCTGTCAAATGA
- the LOC103416549 gene encoding uncharacterized protein isoform X1 has translation MGETEVTTTNVNVGKNERNGQLKAFDLAFSKALLQVPQKLQNCVKSQLRRLVKDDGVKTVSCLPKKAASLELDLEKQLQAWRENPSWVDQPPDMKVSVPKGSLCNLGVSVDVGLPPDAVYNIVTDPDNKRVFKNIKAMISRNVLVDEGHRQVVELEQAAIWKFLWWSGTFAVHVLVDQNRKDHSMKFKQIKTGFMEKFEGCWRMEPLFVDEKTCFPFKPKTWADYNSCTGGKGRIGSKLSLEQLIQPSIVPPPPISWYLRGITSKTTEMLINDMLAEAARLRGELNPEESNKENEMSQDREVLSRVDNVSDIKERWALHRRNAKQCHRRLPPVK, from the exons ATGGGTGAGACAGAGGTGACCACGACGAACGTAAACGTTGGCAAGAACGAGAGAAATGGGCAGCTCAAGGCCTTTGATCTGGCGTTTTCCAAAGCGTTGTTGCAGGTTCCTCAGAAGCTGCAAAATTGTGTAAAG TCGCAGCTAAGGAGACTGGTAAAGGATGACGGAGTGAAAACGGTGAGCTGTCTACCGAAAAAGGCTGCATCTTTGGAGCTTGACTTGGAGAAGCAGTTGCAAGCATGGAGAGAAAATCCTTCTTGGGTTGATCAACCACCAGATATGAAG GTCAGCGTACCAAAAGGTTCTCTTTGCAACCTCGGTGTAAGCGTTGATGTTGGGTTGCCCCCGGATGCAGTATATAATATTGTAACTGACCCTGATAATAAGAGGGTTTTCAAAAATATTAAGGCAA TGATATCCAGAAACGTTTTGGTCGATGAAGGTCATAGGCAGGTCGTTGAACTGGAGCAAGCTGCTATATGGAAGTTTCTTTGGTGGTCAGGGACCTTTGCGGTTCATGTTTTAGTAGATCAAAACAGAAAAGATCACTCA ATGAAGTTCAAGCAAATCAAAACAGGGTTTATGGAGAAATTTGAAGGCTGCTGGAGAATGGAACCTCTTTTTGTCGATGAAAAGACCTGCTTTCCGTTCAAACCCAAGACATGGGCAGATTATAATTCTTGCACAGGAGGCAAAGGAAGGATCGGTTCAAAGTTGAGCTTGGAGCAACTGATCCAGCCATCTATAGTTCCACCCCCACCTATTTCTTGGTACCTACGGGGAATCACCAGCAAGACTACTGAGATGCTGATAAACGACATGCTTGCGGAAGCTGCCAGATTACGAGGAGAGTTAAATCCTGAAGAGTCTAATAAAGAGAACGAAATGTCTCAGGACAGGGAAGTACTTAGTCGCGTTGATAATGTATCTGACATCAAAGAAAGATGGGCTTTGCACAGGAGGAACGCAAAGCAATGCCATCGGAGGCTACCGCCTGTCAAATGA
- the LOC103416549 gene encoding uncharacterized protein isoform X3: MGETEVTTTNVNVGKNERNGQLKAFDLAFSKALLQVPQKLQNCVKLRRLVKDDGVKTVSCLPKKAASLELDLEKQLQAWRENPSWVDQPPDMKVSVPKGSLCNLGVSVDVGLPPDAVYNIVTDPDNKRVFKNIKAMISRNVLVDEGHRQVVELEQAAIWKFLWWSGTFAVHVLVDQNRKDHSMKFKQIKTGFMEKFEGCWRMEPLFVDEKTCFPFKPKTWADYNSCTGGKGRIGSKLSLEQLIQPSIVPPPPISWYLRGITSKTTEMLINDMLAEAARLRGELNPEESNKENEMSQDREVLSRVDNVSDIKERWALHRRNAKQCHRRLPPVK; this comes from the exons ATGGGTGAGACAGAGGTGACCACGACGAACGTAAACGTTGGCAAGAACGAGAGAAATGGGCAGCTCAAGGCCTTTGATCTGGCGTTTTCCAAAGCGTTGTTGCAGGTTCCTCAGAAGCTGCAAAATTGTGTAAAG CTAAGGAGACTGGTAAAGGATGACGGAGTGAAAACGGTGAGCTGTCTACCGAAAAAGGCTGCATCTTTGGAGCTTGACTTGGAGAAGCAGTTGCAAGCATGGAGAGAAAATCCTTCTTGGGTTGATCAACCACCAGATATGAAG GTCAGCGTACCAAAAGGTTCTCTTTGCAACCTCGGTGTAAGCGTTGATGTTGGGTTGCCCCCGGATGCAGTATATAATATTGTAACTGACCCTGATAATAAGAGGGTTTTCAAAAATATTAAGGCAA TGATATCCAGAAACGTTTTGGTCGATGAAGGTCATAGGCAGGTCGTTGAACTGGAGCAAGCTGCTATATGGAAGTTTCTTTGGTGGTCAGGGACCTTTGCGGTTCATGTTTTAGTAGATCAAAACAGAAAAGATCACTCA ATGAAGTTCAAGCAAATCAAAACAGGGTTTATGGAGAAATTTGAAGGCTGCTGGAGAATGGAACCTCTTTTTGTCGATGAAAAGACCTGCTTTCCGTTCAAACCCAAGACATGGGCAGATTATAATTCTTGCACAGGAGGCAAAGGAAGGATCGGTTCAAAGTTGAGCTTGGAGCAACTGATCCAGCCATCTATAGTTCCACCCCCACCTATTTCTTGGTACCTACGGGGAATCACCAGCAAGACTACTGAGATGCTGATAAACGACATGCTTGCGGAAGCTGCCAGATTACGAGGAGAGTTAAATCCTGAAGAGTCTAATAAAGAGAACGAAATGTCTCAGGACAGGGAAGTACTTAGTCGCGTTGATAATGTATCTGACATCAAAGAAAGATGGGCTTTGCACAGGAGGAACGCAAAGCAATGCCATCGGAGGCTACCGCCTGTCAAATGA
- the LOC103416547 gene encoding probable nucleoredoxin 1, with product MANGDEHGVTHDLLSLLSSADRNFLLRNNGDQVEISSLTGKIVGLYFSATWCGPCLRFTPDLVEVHQELAAKGDFEVVFISSDRDEESYTGYFSKMPWLSIPFWDSETRKRLKEFFKVRGIPNLVIIDANGKVSIDDGTKIVRDYGANGYPFTAERFAELVEIEKAEEKAQTLESILISGDRNFVIGKDGTQIPVADLVGKNILLYFSAHWCPPCRAFLPTLVEAYHEIKAKDDAFEVIFISSDRDQDSFDEFFATMPWLALPFGDSRKAFLSRKFKVQGIPMLVAIGPTGQTVTREARNHIMAHGAKAYPFTEEHLEAESEEMAKGWPEKLKSALHEKHELVLSKRTVFVCDGCRKPGALWSFCCKECDFDLHPKCAFEGDKKTENDGKQEGEESKEG from the exons ATGGCTAACGGCGACGAACACGGCGTCACTCACgacctcctttctctcctctcctcCGCCGACAGAAACTTCCTCCTCCGCAACAACGGCGACCAG GTTGAGATCAGTAGTTTGACCGGAAAAATTGTGGGGTTGTATTTCTCCGCCACGTGGTGCGGCCCGTGCCTCCGATTCACCCCAGACTTGGTGGAGGTTCACCAGGAATTGGCGGCCAAAGGCGACTTTGAAGTTGTGTTCATCTCTTCTGATAGAGATGAGGAATCGTACACTGGATACTTCTCTAAAATGCCTTGGCTTTCGATTCCCTTTTGGGATTCGGAGACCCGGAAACGCCTCAAGGAGTTCTTCAAAGTCAGGGGGATTCCCAATCTTGTCATTATTGATGCCAATGGGAAGGTTTCCATTGATGATGGAACTAAAATTGTGAGGGACTACGGCGCCAATGGTTATCCGTTCACTGCGGAGAGGTTTGCAGAGCTCGTTGAGATAGAAAAGGCAGAGGAGAAAGCTCAAACCCTGGAGTCAATTTTGATTTCCGGGGATCGAAATTTTGTCATTGGAAAAGATGGAACTCAG ATCCCTGTGGCAGATCTAGTGGGGAAGAACATCCTCCTTTATTTCTCAGCTCACTGGTGCCCTCCATGCCGCGCCTTTCTGCCAACACTCGTTGAAGCCTACCACGAGATTAAGGCCAAGGACGATGCATTTGAAGTCATTTTCATCTCAAGTGACAGAGACCAAGACTCTTTTGATGAGTTTTTCGCTACAATGCCATGGCTTGCTCTTCCCTTTGGTGACTCAAGGAAAGCGTTCTTGAGTCGCAAATTCAAGGTCCAGGGCATCCCCATGCTCGTAGCAATCGGTCCTACTGGCCAAACCGTCACAAGAGAAGCAAGAAATCACATAATGGCTCATGGGGCGAAAGCTTATCCTTTCACCGAAGAGCATCTTGAAGCGGAATCTGAGGAGATGGCAAAGGGGTGGCCTGAGAAGTTGAAGAGTGCACTCCATGAGAAGCACGAGCTTGTGCTCTCGAAGCGCACAGTTTTTGTGTGCGATGGGTGCAGAAAACCGGGAGCGTTGTGGTCATTCTGCTGTAAGGAATGTGATTTCGATCTCCACCCGAAGTGCGCGTTCGAGGGAGATAAAAAGACCGAAAATGATGGCAAACAGGAAGGAGAGGAATCCAAAGAAGGATGA
- the LOC103416549 gene encoding uncharacterized protein isoform X5, which produces MGETEVTTTNVNVGKNERNGQLKAFDLAFSKALLQVPQKLQNCVKSQLRRLVKDDGVKTVSCLPKKAASLELDLEKQLQAWRENPSWVDQPPDMKIQLATALSLETEEEVISRNVLVDEGHRQVVELEQAAIWKFLWWSGTFAVHVLVDQNRKDHSMKFKQIKTGFMEKFEGCWRMEPLFVDEKTCFPFKPKTWADYNSCTGGKGRIGSKLSLEQLIQPSIVPPPPISWYLRGITSKTTEMLINDMLAEAARLRGELNPEESNKENEMSQDREVLSRVDNVSDIKERWALHRRNAKQCHRRLPPVK; this is translated from the exons ATGGGTGAGACAGAGGTGACCACGACGAACGTAAACGTTGGCAAGAACGAGAGAAATGGGCAGCTCAAGGCCTTTGATCTGGCGTTTTCCAAAGCGTTGTTGCAGGTTCCTCAGAAGCTGCAAAATTGTGTAAAG TCGCAGCTAAGGAGACTGGTAAAGGATGACGGAGTGAAAACGGTGAGCTGTCTACCGAAAAAGGCTGCATCTTTGGAGCTTGACTTGGAGAAGCAGTTGCAAGCATGGAGAGAAAATCCTTCTTGGGTTGATCAACCACCAGATATGAAG ATTCAACTGGCAACAGCTCTCTCTTTGGAAACTGAAGAG GAAGTGATATCCAGAAACGTTTTGGTCGATGAAGGTCATAGGCAGGTCGTTGAACTGGAGCAAGCTGCTATATGGAAGTTTCTTTGGTGGTCAGGGACCTTTGCGGTTCATGTTTTAGTAGATCAAAACAGAAAAGATCACTCA ATGAAGTTCAAGCAAATCAAAACAGGGTTTATGGAGAAATTTGAAGGCTGCTGGAGAATGGAACCTCTTTTTGTCGATGAAAAGACCTGCTTTCCGTTCAAACCCAAGACATGGGCAGATTATAATTCTTGCACAGGAGGCAAAGGAAGGATCGGTTCAAAGTTGAGCTTGGAGCAACTGATCCAGCCATCTATAGTTCCACCCCCACCTATTTCTTGGTACCTACGGGGAATCACCAGCAAGACTACTGAGATGCTGATAAACGACATGCTTGCGGAAGCTGCCAGATTACGAGGAGAGTTAAATCCTGAAGAGTCTAATAAAGAGAACGAAATGTCTCAGGACAGGGAAGTACTTAGTCGCGTTGATAATGTATCTGACATCAAAGAAAGATGGGCTTTGCACAGGAGGAACGCAAAGCAATGCCATCGGAGGCTACCGCCTGTCAAATGA